The genomic region TGCGGCCCTGCGCCTTGCCGTAGCGCGACAGCGCTTCGATGGCGGCGAGCTTGCGCATGTCCAGGTCCTTCACCGGGCTCCAGAAGTTGCGCTGGATGCGGCCTTCGATGAAGGCGATCAGGCCGCGCTCCATGGGGGCGCGGGCTTCATCTGGCAGGGCAAAGGCGGGGTCGAGGGAAGCAGCTTCGTGCGTGGCTGCCAGCACGTAGGCCGTCAGCGTGTCACTGCCGTTGTTGGCCTCGCCGTTGCGCGGTGGGTAGTAGTTGGCCAGGCCATCGCTGTCCAGGTACGTGGGCAACTGGGCCACCACGGTCTGCCAGAGCTTGCCATCACGCAGGCCCACGGCCTTGCTGGTTTTTTGCTCCAGGCAGGCAAAGGGGTAGCGTGCCCACCAGTCGCGCACGCCCGGCAGGCCTTCGGCCAACTTGGGTTGCAGCGACATCTTGAGCCCACCGCGGCCAGGAATGACATCGGCGGGGGGCGCTACATCAAGTGCAAACTTTCCATCCACCTGCACCAGGGTCGCCTGCTGCACGGTCAGGGGCACAGCGGGCACGATGCGCTGGCTGGCCTTGAGGGCATCGCTGGCACCCGAGGTGGTATCGCGCGCCTGAATCTCCCACAGGATGGCCTCGGCCCGGGTCTGCGCCAGCTGGGCCGGGGCGGTGACCTCCCAGGCCACTTCGCGGGCTTCGCCTGCAGGAATCTCCACGGTCTGGGGCTTGAGCTCCAGCAGCGTGGCGCGGGGCGCTGCCTCCACCTTCATGGCCGACTTGGTGGTGTTGCGCAGCGTGAACTGGGCACGGAAGTTGTCACCCTCACGCACCAGCGGTGGCAGGCCGCTGATGATCTGCAGGTCTTGCGTTGCGCGAATCTGGGTCGAGCCCGTGCCAAACAGGCCGGAAGACGCATCGGCCACCGCCACGATCTTGAAGGTGGTCAGCGCATCGTTCAGGGGCACCGTCACCTTGGCCTGCCCGTTGGCATCAAGCTGCACCGTGGGGTTCCACAGCAGCAGCGTGTCCAGCAGCTCGCGGGTGGGCGAACGCCCGCCACCACCGCCCGCAGGCACAGCCTTCTTGCCGTAGTGGCGGCGGCCAATGATTTCCATCTGCGCGGTGGATGTTTGCACACCCCAGCTGCGGCGCTGCAGCATGGCTTCGAGCAGGTTCCAGCTGTTGTTGGGCATCAGTTCCAGCAAGGCCTGGTCTACCGCAGCCACAGCCACTTCGGCGTTGGCGGCAGGCTTGCCGCCGGGCAAGGTGGCGGTGATGGTCACTTGCGCCTTGCCGCGCACCGGGTAGCTTTCCTTGTCGGCGGTCACCTTCACGTTGATCTGGTGGGCTTGCGTGCCCACGCGGATCTCGGCCAGGCCCAGACGGAATGCGGGCTTGGACAAATCCACCAGCGCCGTAGGGGCCTGGTATTCGCGGCCTTCGTACCAGAAGGCGTTCCACCATTCGCCGGGAGCACGGAAGCCCCAGGTGAAAAAGCTGTACCACGGCACTTCACGCAGGCGGCCACGCAGGGCCAGCACGCTCACGTACACGTTGGGGCCCCAGTCAGACTGGACCTTGAGGCTCACGGTGGGGTCTTGCCCATTGAGCTGCACCACATGGGTTTCGATGATGCCTTCACGCTCCACCGCCACCAGGGCCGTCGCAAAGCGGAAGGGCATGCGCACCTGGAACTTGGCCGTCTCGCCCACCTGGTAGCTCTTCTTTTCGGGCAGCAGGTCGATGCGGTCGTGGTCCTCGCCACCAAACCACAGCTCGCCCTGGCGGGTGACCCACACCGACGAGGCCGCTTCGCTGGTGTTGCCGCTGCCGTCGGTGGCTGTCACCACCAGTTCCACCTCGCCCGCCTCGTCCAGCTTGGCTTCGCACAGCAGCAGGCCGCGGCTGTCGCTCTTGCCCGTGCACACCGTGCCCAGGTCTTTCGTCGAGGTCTGGTTGTCGTAGCTGTAGAAGCCCCCCACCATGCGCTTGCGGGTGGTGGTGGTGATGCGAGCCACGGCCTGCACCTGCAGTGCGGTGCCCGGTGCAGCCTGCCCGTTGTGTTGCAGGGCCAGGGCCTGGAAGCGGATCTTCTGGCTGGCCGATGCCCAGCCTTCGGTCTTGATACCGGCAATGACGCCTGCAGGCCACAAGGTGTTGGTGCTGCGCAGGGTCTGCACTTCGCCGTTGGGGTCGGCATAGGTGGCTTCCAGCAACAGCTCTTGCGGGCGGCGGGCCTGGGGCAGGTTGTCGATGGTGACTTTGCCCGCGCCGTTCTTGTCCAGCGTCACGGGCAGCTTGTCTGCCACCACGCGGGTGTCCTGGCTGGCGGTGGCTTCCTCATCGTCGCTTTGCCCGCTGGCAGCACCCTTCTGGCGCGGCGGGTTGAAGCTGAACATGTCGTAGTCCGGAAACTGCAGGGACTTGCTGCGCACCAGCGCAGACACGCGCACCGGCAAATTGGCCGCACCACCGCCAGATACATAGTTGACCTGCACATCGGTCGGCACCGAGCGCACGCGCACCAGGGGCTTGCTGTCAGACGGCGTCACGCGCCCTTCCAGCACGGGCAGGCGGAACTCTTCCACACGGAAAGAGCCCGTGGTCACCGTGCCCCGGTCGTTCGCGGCATCGCGCAGCTCCACGGTGTATTCGCCCAGCTTGGCCGCGGGTGGAATGGAGAAGCTGTTTTGTGCGCTCAGCCCCCCGGTGGGGGTCTTGCGCCACTGGATGGGCTGCTCAAACTGCTGGCCGCTGCCCACATGGGTGATGACCAGCGTCTCGGGGCCGCTCTTGGGGGTGTCAAAGCCCTTGCGTGTCTCCAGACGGTAGTAGTGCTTCATCGACACCGACTCGCCTGCGCGCAGCAGCATGCGGTCCAGCACCGTATGGGCGCGCACATCGGGCTGGGGCTGCATGCTCAGCGGCACATTGAAGCGCCAGGGCTCAATGCCCCGCTGCCATTCGCTCCAGGTGAAGGCCATGTCTTCGACGCCGCCCTCACTGCTGCGCGCACTGACAAAGTAGCCCGAGGAGCCCTGGGCGTAGTCCTCGCTCTCGTGGCACGACGGCGCATCAGGAGACAGCCCTTCGATGGAGGCCACACCCTGCTCGTTGGTGATGGCCTGCGCCAGTTCACGGCCCTTGCAGTCCGACACGCGCACCTTGGCACCCGCCACAGGCTTGCCCTTGTCCAGCGTGGTCACCCAGGCCAAGGCGTTCTCGCGCCCCAGCTTGAAATGCACGCCCAGGTTGGTAACCAGTGCCGAGGTGCGCACATACATGGTGCGACCTTCGCCATGGCGCTCGTCCAGCAGCGAGGCACCCAGCTTTTGCGAGGCGATCTCCACCACATGGAAGCCAGGTGGCAGCGGAATGCCCACCACCTCGAACGGGCGCAACTCCTTGCCCGTGACCTGCGGCAAGTCCAGCGTCTTGACGCCGCCCTGCCCCGCCAGCAGCGAGAGCATGCGGGTCTGCACATAGTCGCGGTCGTCGTCCACGATCTTGGGCAGTGGGCTCTTCACTTCACGGGCCGCCACGCGGCGCTGGATGTTGTAGCTGTCGTAGCGCGCCACCTTGCGGAACCAGGTGATGATGTCCGCGTCGCTGGAAGGCTTGAAGGTGCTCACCTTGCCAGTGGGCGCAGCCAGGGTACCCGCCTGCAGGCCCTGCACCTTGAGGCCTGCTTCCACATTGCGCAGGGTCACCGGCAGCAGCGCGGGGCCATCAGGGCCTTCGGCAAAACGCTCCACCACGCCAAAGGATGCCGCTGCAAACTTGGCCAGGGGCGGCATGCCGGATGTAGCGACCTTGAGCGGAAAGCTCGATGCATTGCGC from Acidovorax sp. DW039 harbors:
- a CDS encoding MG2 domain-containing protein; this translates as MKTLWRKVPASAVLVGGLLLAAQAHALQIISFSPQGEVSRVRQAVAKFDAAAVNFGDPKAPAPLAISCNDATVSRGTGRWTSEREWVFDFEADLPPGMRCTATVKADFKPASGATLTGAKSYQFNSGGPFVQNVRPNTYEQIDEEQFFVLQLNGPATKESVLANVWCALDGVGERVPVRMIEGPQRTEILKSLGLEKQVAKEPLQFHSLTCNRRLTSGSQMQLVYGKGVATPSGIANAVDRRFTFKVREPFSADFTCERENAQAACLPLRPMTLSFNAPVPRKLAMAIRLKSSKETLKPQVEKGEGEEGKDADTLVNSIQFDAPLPEQTAFTLELPKDFKDAAGRPLRNASSFPLKVATSGMPPLAKFAAASFGVVERFAEGPDGPALLPVTLRNVEAGLKVQGLQAGTLAAPTGKVSTFKPSSDADIITWFRKVARYDSYNIQRRVAAREVKSPLPKIVDDDRDYVQTRMLSLLAGQGGVKTLDLPQVTGKELRPFEVVGIPLPPGFHVVEIASQKLGASLLDERHGEGRTMYVRTSALVTNLGVHFKLGRENALAWVTTLDKGKPVAGAKVRVSDCKGRELAQAITNEQGVASIEGLSPDAPSCHESEDYAQGSSGYFVSARSSEGGVEDMAFTWSEWQRGIEPWRFNVPLSMQPQPDVRAHTVLDRMLLRAGESVSMKHYYRLETRKGFDTPKSGPETLVITHVGSGQQFEQPIQWRKTPTGGLSAQNSFSIPPAAKLGEYTVELRDAANDRGTVTTGSFRVEEFRLPVLEGRVTPSDSKPLVRVRSVPTDVQVNYVSGGGAANLPVRVSALVRSKSLQFPDYDMFSFNPPRQKGAASGQSDDEEATASQDTRVVADKLPVTLDKNGAGKVTIDNLPQARRPQELLLEATYADPNGEVQTLRSTNTLWPAGVIAGIKTEGWASASQKIRFQALALQHNGQAAPGTALQVQAVARITTTTRKRMVGGFYSYDNQTSTKDLGTVCTGKSDSRGLLLCEAKLDEAGEVELVVTATDGSGNTSEAASSVWVTRQGELWFGGEDHDRIDLLPEKKSYQVGETAKFQVRMPFRFATALVAVEREGIIETHVVQLNGQDPTVSLKVQSDWGPNVYVSVLALRGRLREVPWYSFFTWGFRAPGEWWNAFWYEGREYQAPTALVDLSKPAFRLGLAEIRVGTQAHQINVKVTADKESYPVRGKAQVTITATLPGGKPAANAEVAVAAVDQALLELMPNNSWNLLEAMLQRRSWGVQTSTAQMEIIGRRHYGKKAVPAGGGGGRSPTRELLDTLLLWNPTVQLDANGQAKVTVPLNDALTTFKIVAVADASSGLFGTGSTQIRATQDLQIISGLPPLVREGDNFRAQFTLRNTTKSAMKVEAAPRATLLELKPQTVEIPAGEAREVAWEVTAPAQLAQTRAEAILWEIQARDTTSGASDALKASQRIVPAVPLTVQQATLVQVDGKFALDVAPPADVIPGRGGLKMSLQPKLAEGLPGVRDWWARYPFACLEQKTSKAVGLRDGKLWQTVVAQLPTYLDSDGLANYYPPRNGEANNGSDTLTAYVLAATHEAASLDPAFALPDEARAPMERGLIAFIEGRIQRNFWSPVKDLDMRKLAAIEALSRYGKAQGRMVSSITIAPNQWPTHAVIDWVNVLKRVADVPERDKRLAEAMQILRARLSFQGTKLLFSTEKDDYWWWLMQNGDVNTARLMLAVMDDPSWKDDMGRLANGFISRQQAGAWHTTTANLWGGLALEKFSAKFEATPVAGLTKATMGGNSASVDWSKVDRVKVTDATGAPHQTTWFGAPAAPGNLKNNGMFLPWGKAGGKEALEVAHQGAGKPWLTLQSVAAVELKAPFAAGYSIKKTVTPVEQANKSLPAGQYSRGDVLRVKLEINASTDMTWVAITDPIPGGATILGSGLGRDSEIATQGEKQSGGGWLAYEERSFESFRSYYQYLPKGTVTMEYTVRLNNVGDFALPPSRVEAMYAPEMFGEYPNARVKVGAAK